The genomic window CGCAATGCGCTGTCGATGGATCTGCTGAGTCGACTGGAAGCCGCCATCGCGAGGCTGCGGGAGGACGCCACGATTCGCGTCGTGGTGATCGCGGGGGCGGGCCCGGTTTTCTCCGCGGGCCACGATCTCGCGGAGATGGCCGGCCTTTCGGAGACCGAGTTGCGCGGGCTCTTCGAGCTCTGCACCCGGGTGATGCTCGGCCTCCGGCGGATGCCCCAGCCCGTCATCGCGCGGGTCCATGGTCTCGCCACCGCGGCCGGATGCCAGCTCGCTGCGGCCTGTGATCTGGTCGTGGCGGCGGAGTCCGCGAGCTTCGCGACTCCGGGCGTGAAGATCGGGCTCTTCTGCACCACGCCCATGATCCCGCTCGTTCGATCCATCCCGGCCAAGGCGGCGATGGAAATGCTGATGACCGCCTCCCCCATCTCCGCGCGCCGAGCCTTCGAGCTCGGGCTCGCGAATCGGGTGGTGGCCGACGCCGAACTCGATGCCGCCGTCCATTCGCTCTGCGAGACGATGCTCGCGCTCAGCCCGAAAGTGCTCGCCGTCGGGAAACGGGCGTTCTACGAGCTGGAAGGCCTCGACGAGCTGACCGCATACCGGAAAGCGGTGGGCGTCATGGTCGAGAACGCATCGTGCGAGGACGCCCGGAGGGGCATCTCCGCGTTCCTCCGCAAGCAACCTCCCCGCTGGTGCCACCAGGACAACGCAGATCCCCAATGAGTGGTCTCCCGAGCTTCGAGAGGTTGTTCGGGGTCGCCGACGCCCGTGGCGACGCCGCGACGCTGGCCGTTGCGGGCGGCGACGATCCGACCGTCATCGAGGCGATGGCACGCGCCCGCGATCGCGGCTGGATCCGCCCGATACTGGTCGGCCCCGAGCATCGGATCCGTCAGGTCGCAGCGGACATCGGCATCGACATGGCCGGAATGCAGATCGTGCACGCCGAAGGCGGGGATGTGGCGTCGTCTGCCGTCTCCCTCGTCCGGTCGGGCCGAGCCCGGGCATTGATGAAGGGGCAGATCGCGACCGCTTCCCTCATGCGCGCCGTGCTCGACGCATCGTCGGGCCTGCGCACCGGACGGGTGATCTGCCAGGTCGCGCTCGTGGAGATCCCTCGCGACGGCCGGCGGTTCCTCCTCGCCGATACGGGCATCACGATCCGCCCCGACCTCGAGCAGAAGATCGGCATCGCCACGTCCGCCATCGACGTCTCGCGTGCGCTGGGAGTGGCCTCCCCGCGCGTCGCGATCATGGCGGCGAGCGAGTCCATCAACCCGGCCATGCCCGAGACGATCGACGCCCGGGATATCGCCGGCAGGCTCAACGAGGGCGGGGAAATCTCATGCGAGGCGCAGGGGCCGCTTTCCTTCGACCTCGCCTACGCCGACGATGCCGGGGCCCAGAAACAAATCGGCGGCTCGGTCGTGGGGAAGGCGGACGCCATGATTTTCCCCGACCTGAACTCCGCGAACCTGACCGTCAAGGCGATCATGTACACCGCCGATTGCCACTTCGGGGGCATCCTCATGGGCTGCTCCTGCCCCGTGGTCTTCATGTCCCGCGCGGACGACGTCTCCACCCGCATGAATTCCCTCGCGCTGACCCTCGCCGTCCTGGACGATCCGCGGCGGAAGACCTCCAATTGACGGCGTCTATCAGAGGCGTGTAACATTACTACTTGCGAATTGAGTTGAGTTCAGCCGGGTTGAGTGGAGGTCGGCGATGAAGCTGGTGATAGTCGGCGGGGTGGCGGGGGGCGCCTCGGCGGCGGCTCGGGCGAGGAGGCTCGACGAGCGGGCGGAGATCGTGGTATTCGAACGCGGCCCTGACCCATCGTTCGCCAATTGCGGCCTGCCGTACTACGTGGGCGGGGAGATTCGGGACCGCACCAAGCTGCTGGTGACGAGCCCTGAGGTGCTGAAGGGCCGATACAACCTGGACGTGCGTACGGATACCGAGGTCGTCGGGATTGATCGCGACGCCCGGACGGTCACGGCGAGGCGGCTCGCGGACGGCACGACGTACGTGCAGCCGTATGATGCCCTGATCCTGGCCCCTGGCGCCGAGCCGCTCCGCCCGTCGATACCCGGGATCGACCTGCCGGGCGTCTTCACGCTGCGGAACTTGCCGGATGTGGACCGCATCAAGGCGGCCGTCGATCGGGGGAGTCGACGGGCCACGCTCGTGGGCGCCGGGTTCATCGGCCTGGAGCTCGCGGAGAACCTCGTGCGGCGCGGGGTCGAGACGACGCTCGTCGAGCTGCAGGATCAGGTCCTCCCGCCGCTAGACCGGGAGATGACGACCCCGCTGGTGGAGGCCCTCGGAGCCAAGGGGGTTGTAGTCCGGCTGCGGGAATCCGCGGAGGCGATCCGGGCCGTCGCCGGTGGCCTTGCGATCGACCTGAGGTCGGGCGGGACGATCGAGGCGGACCTCGTCGTCCTCGGCGTCGGTGTCCGCCCCGAGAACGCGCTCGCCAAGGCCGCCGGGCTCGAGATCGGCCAACGCGGCGGGATCCGGGTGGACGATCGGATGCGAACCTCGGACCCGGCGATCTTCGCCGTCGGGGACGCGGTGGAGATCCGCGACTTCGTTTCCGGGGCGCCCGCCCAGGTCCCCCTCGCGGGGCCGGCCAATCGCCAGGGCCGGATCGCGGCCGACAACGTGTTCGGCCGCGAGAGCCGCTATCGCGGGACGCAGGGCACGGCGATCGTCGGCTTCTTCGGGCATGCGGCGGCGATCACCGGTGCCAGCGAGAAGGCCCTCCGGCGCGAGGGTCGGTCCTATCAGAAAATCTATGTCCACGCCAATCAGCACGCGAGCTACTATCCGGGTGCGAGGCCGATGACCATCAAGCTGCTGTTCGAAGGGCCCTCGGGCAGGATCCTGGGGGCCCAGGTGGTCGGGGAGGATGGCGTGGATAATCGCGTCAATGTGATCGCGACGGCCATCCAGGCCGGGATGACGGTCTTCGACCTCGAGGAAGTCGAGCTCGCCTACGCACCCCAATTCGGGTCGGCCAAGGATGCCATCAACATGGCTGGCTTCGTGGCTTCGAACGTCCTGCGGGGTGACGTACGCCAGGTTCACGTCGACGAACTGGACGAGCAGCGGCTCCTCGGGGCCGCGATCATCGATGTCCGGACGCCGAAGGAGTTCGCCGCCGGCCGCATAGAGGGCGCAGTGAACATCCCGCTTGAGCAGCTTCGCACGCGAATCGGCGAGGTGCCGAGGGACCGTCCCGTCGTGGTCCATTGCCAGGTCGGGATGCGAGGGTACATGGCCACGCGCATCCTCCGCGACGCGGGCCTCGACTCGGCCAATCTCGCGGGCGGCTACAAGACCTACCGGTTGTACCATCCCGAGTGTAAGCTCTGAACCACCGGCCCCGCGTCGCGAGCCGGCCACAACGCGGAGACCCCCTCCATGATCACGCCGGCCGCCGCATCGCTCCTGGTACTGTCCCTCCTCGCCGATGACCACGTTGGCGGCAGGCAGGAAGTGCCCGCCCGGCCGGCGATGACGGCCACGGCGGCCCAGTTGGAGTCGCACCTCACTGCGCAGGCCGGTCTCCTGCTTCGAAGGCGTCGCGACGAGGTCGCGGCGGCGACGACGGTCGAACAGGTCGAGGCGCGTCGCGAACGCCTGCGGGCATTCTTCCTGGGTTCGCTGGGCGACCTGCCGGCGCGCACGCCGCTGGAGGCGCGGGTGATCGGTGTGCGGCCATGCCCCGGCTATCGAGTCGAGCGGATCGTGTTCCAGAGCCGGCCGCGGCATCACGTGACGGCGAACCTCTACCTCCCGGACGGGCCGGCTCGCGTCCCCGGCGTGCTGATGCCCTGCGGGCACTCCGAGAATGGCAAGGCCGACGAGACGTATCAGCGCGCCTGCATCCTGATGGCCCGCAACGGCCTGGCGGTCCTCACATACGATCCGATCGGCCAGGGCGAACGCAAGCAGCTCCTCGATGCGGGCGGCAATCCTGCGGTGCGCGAGGGGTCGACGACCGAGCACACGCGGGTGGGCGTTGGTGCCATCCTCGTCGGCAGACAGGCCGCCAGCTACCGCATCTGGGACGGCATCCGCGCGCTCGACTACCTGGCCTCGCGGCCGGAGGTCGACGGGACGAGGCTGGGCTGCACCGGCAACTCCGGGGGTGGGACCCTCACGTCTTACCTCATGGCGCTCGACGACCGGATCGCGGCCGCCGCCCCTTCCTGCTACATCACGTCGCTGGAGCGACTCTTCACCACGATCGGCCCCCAGGACGCCGAGCAGAACATCACGGGGCAGGTCGCGGCGGGGATGGATCACGCGGACTACATCGCCCTCCGCGCCCCGAAGCCCACGCTCCTCTGCACCGGCACGCGCGACTTCTTCGACATCCAGGGGAGCTGGGACACCTTCCGCGAGGCCAAGCGTCTCTATACACGCCTCGGGTTCGCCGAGCGCATCGACCTGATGGAGTCCGACGAGCCGCACGGTTTCACGTCGCCACGGCGTGTCGCCGCGACGCGATGGCTCCGCCGCTGGCTGTCCGGGCGGGACGAGGCGATCACGGAGTCGCCCGCCACGGTGCTCCCCGATTCCGAGCTGCTGTGCACCTCGACCGGCCAGGTTCTCAGCGAGCTGCATGGCGTGTCGGCGTTCGACCTGAACGCCGAGCGAGCCCGCGAGCTGCGGCCGGCACGGGAAGCCTTCGCCCGCGACTCGACCCCGGCCGACTTCCGCGCCCGCGTCCGGGAACTGCTCGGGATTGGCCGATCGCGCCCTGCCTCAGGCCCGGTCGAGGAAGTCGGTCGTCAGTCGGGCACCGGGTACCTTCGTCGCTCGCTCGTCTTCAGCCCCGAGCCGGGGCTCGCCCTCGGAGCCGTCGAGTGGATCCCCACCGGTGAAGCGGGCAAGGCCCCGGTGGTCGTCCTCCTGGGCGATCGGACGGACTCGGAGCCGACGCCCGGCGGCCCGCTGGAGCGGGCACTCAAGTCGGGTCGCCGGGTCGTCCAGGCTCAACTGCGAGGGTCGGATTCGGGGAAGGCCACGAAGGCGGCATCCGGGCTCGACGCCGTGGTCGGGCAGGATTGGAAGGCGGCCTTCCTTTCGCTGCACCTCGGCCGACCGCTGCTCGGCCAGCGTGTTGTGGACCTGCTGGGATTGCTCGAGAGCCTCGACGGCGAAAGCGGCGTGCGCGGACGCGGCTTCGAGGTGCGAGCCGACGGCCCATCCGGGCCGGTCGCCCTGCATGCGGCGGGCCTCGACGAGTCCCGTCGAATCGTGGCCCTCGAGGTGAGAAATAGCCTGGTTTCCTGGGCAGACGTCGTGGATCGAGCTGGGGGCCGTCGCCAGCTCGGGAACGCGGTCCCGGGAGTGCTGAGGTATTATGACCTCCCCGACCTCGCGGCGCGGCTCTCCCCCTTGCCGCTGAGGATCGAGTCCCCGATGGACTCGGTAGGGAACCCCGTCACGCAGGCCGATCTCGAGTCGTCCCACGCCGCCGCGGTCCGGGCGTACGAGAAGACGGGCGGACTGGTGCTCGAAGCGGGCAAGCCACGCGAGGCCTCGGATTCGCCCTCGGCGAAGGCCCGCTGATGCCGACGGGGATCGCCCAGATCAACACGGAGGAGTCATCATGCCGCTCGATCCTCAGGCCAGGGACTTTCTCGACCGACTCGCCGCGGCGAACCTCAAGCCGATCGAGTCCATCCCGGTCTCGGAGGCCCGCGCCCAGATGGATCTCTCCACGCACTTCCTGGGGCCCTTGCCGCACGTCGCACGGGCGGAGGATCGGCATTTCGAGGGGCCGGGCGGGACGATCCGGGTCAGGCTGCTGAGGCCGTCTCCCCGAGACGGGGCGGATTCCTCCGCCGGCCGGCATCCGGCGCCGGCGCTCGTTTACTTTCACGGCGGAGGGTGGGTCCTCGGGAATTTGACATCCCACGAGCATATCTGCCGCGCGATCGCCAACGAGGCAGGGGCGGTGGTGATTGCGGTGGACTATCGGCTCGCTCCCGAGCATCGGTTCCCGGCGGCGGCGGAGGATGCCCTCGCCGCGACGACCTGGGCGATCACCCGGGCCGAGGAGTTCGGCCTCGATGCCCGGCGGATCGCCGTGGGCGGCGACAGCGCGGGGGGCAACCTGGCCGCGGCCGCCTGCCTGATGGCCCGCGACGCCGGAGGGCCCCGGCCCGCTTTCCAGGTCCTCGTGTACCCGATCGCCGACTGCGGCATGGACACGGGTTCCTACCGAGAATTCGCCGACGGCTATTTCCTGACGGCCGCGGAGATGGCCTGGTACTGGGACCAGTACGTGCCGGACCGGGGACGTCGCCCGGACCCGCTGGCCTCCCCCTGTCGAGCCCAGGACCTCCGCGGGCTGCCCCCCGCGCTCGTCATCACGGCGGGCTGCGACGTGCTGCGGGACGAGGGCGAGTTGTACGCCAGGCGCCTGCAAGACTCCGGCGTGCCGACGACACTGAGCCGTTACGAGGGGACGATCCACGGCTTCGTCCGCCGATTCCCGTTCTTCGACCAGGGCAGGGCGGCCATCAAGGAGATCGGCCGCGCGGTCCGCGACGCCATCGGCGAGGGAGGACCGGGGCCCTCGACCCCTTCAGTGTTGTGATCCGATGCGTTGGCGGAGGCGGATGAACTTCTGCTCGATCGCGCCGCCGCCGAGGTTCGGGTGGAGGATGGCCGTCCCGTTGATGAGCTGAGCGGACTCGGCGAGCTGGCCGGATCGGAAGTAGGCGAGCGCCAGCCCATAGCGAGATCCGAACCACGCGGGGGAGCCGGGCTTCAGGTTCCGCGAGCGCAGCCGTTCGACGTCGATGGCCAGCTCGTACGCCTCGATGCGATTGTAGGTGTCGGCCAGGTCGCGTAGCAGCGCATCGTCGACGGTGCCTCGGGGCGGCCCCGAGAACGTGCGGAGGGCGGCACGTGCCCCCCGCTCGTCTCCGAGGAAGAGCAGGGCGCGTGCGAGCCTCATGCGCAGCTCGGCACGCTCGACGGCCGTCCATCTCTCCTCGTCCGGATCCGATGCCGCGGGCTGGACAAGGAGGCGGAGGACCATCCCCAGCCGTCGCTCGTGCAGGTCTTCCTCGGAGTACGTGGCACACTCATCGAGCAGGCGGGTCGCCTCGAGGAAGGCCGTCCGGCCCGTCGGCTCGGCCCACGAGGCGTGCATCTGCGCCTCCCGCTCCGCCTGCAGATACGGCGGCCCGGTCTGCACGAGCGCGACCAGGCGCAGGAGCCGGGCGCGGTAGCGTTCGGCCGGCCGCATCGGCATCGTCGTGATCCGGTCCAGGCATTCGAGCGAGTGGCGCGAATTGCCGACGAGAGGGACGAGGTTGAGTCGAGCCTCCGCGACCAGGAGCGCGGCCCTCTCGGCGTCGCCGCGGGCCTGCTTGACGCTCCCCTGGAGCTCATCCTGCGCCCGCCGGAAGTCCTCCTTGAGCGTCGCACGCTCGGAAGTGACGAGGAGGGTCTCCAGCTCGAAAAGGTTCAGCGCGGCCGCGGCCAGGCGGGCGTCGAGCCATCTCGGCGAGCCGGGTCCAATCTCCTTCCAGAGCGACCGCGCCCGGGACGTGTCGTCGGCGGCGCGGGAGAGGTTGGCGAGCAGCCATCGGGCCTCGTCGGTGGAGGGCTCGGCGGGGAAGTCGCGGATCTGCCGCTCGAGCGCGTCGGCATAGGAGGCGGCCGTCACGCCGGGGGCTCCGGCGGCGAGCGCACGGCCCCGGGCGAGGGCCAGGAGCAGCCCGGCCTTCGAACGGGACGCGCCGGCCTTCGGGTCGTTGCAGACCCTGGAGAGCAGGGCGTCGGCCTCGGCGAGGCGACCGGCCCGGAAAAGCATCGCCCCGGCCTTGAGGCGATAGGCCGAAGCCCCGGCAGGGTCCGACGCCTCGTCCGCATGGGCGGCCGCCTGCGATTCGAGCTCCGCCGCACGATCCAGATCGCCCCGGATCTCGAAGGCGTCCGCCATCACATCCGAGGCCATCGCCGAGTGCTTCTTGCTGGTCTTCAGCCCGGACGCGGCCAGCGCCACGAGGGCCCTGCGGGCTTGCGGGCTTCTCGCCGTCCTCATTCCATCCAGCACGCGGAACAGGTCCTGCTCGAGGGCGTCGCGCCCGGCGCCCGGGTCCAGGGCGGAGAGCTGGGCGATGCGGAGCCTGACGAGGGCCAGATTCTTCGTCGGGTCGTCGGCCGGGGCGGCCTTGATGAGCGCCTCGGCCTCCGCCCATCGTTGGCGGGACGTGAGGATCTCGAGCCGGGCCTCGAAGAGGTCGCGGGGCGGCGGCGGAGGATCCAGCCGCGAGGCCGACTCGACCTCCGCCGCCGCCTCGTCGAGATGTCCCACCCGACGGAGCAGCTCGGCACGCAGGAGCGAGTTGAAGGTCTTCAGGCCGGGCTCGGTTGGGGGGGGGGCCGTCAGGGCGACCGCCTCCGACTCGAGGGCCTTCCTGGCCGGGGAGTCCGATGGCTCCAGCTCGGCCCGGTCCGCGAGGGCCCGAGACAGGCGGTAGCGGACGTTTTCCGACAGGGCGGTCTCGCCCTCCTCCGGCTTGATCGCCCGGAATCGAGAGATGGCATCGTCGAGGGCGCTCGCCGCCTGTCGCGAGTCGGCCTCGTCCGCGGGATTGAGCTCGCGATGCTGACGCCAGCTCATCCCCTGGGCCCATCGATAGACCCCGGCCTGGAGCTGGAACTCTCGGCTGCGCGGATGTCCCTCGTTCTGCTCGTTGAACTCGCCGAGGACGGCGATGGCACGGTCCCAGAATGAGGCCTTCTCCGCCGGCCCATCGGCCGCCCTGGCAGTCTCGTCGAGGGCGCCGACCATCTCCATGGCGGCCGATTCCCGCTGGCCGATGGCGAGGGTCGGATCGTCGGCCAGGCGCTTGAGATCCTCCAGACGAATGGCCAGGCGGTCATTCGCCGGGCGGTCCTGGAGAGACGCCCAGGGCAGCAGAAGTCCCAGACTGAGGGCCAGATGGATCATGCGAAGTCCCATGCACCGCGAAATCTTCCGAGGAGGCCGTTGCATCTCAGTCCGGAATTATAGCAGCCTTGCAGTACAGGCGTGCGGTCGCGACCATGGTCAGACGCATCGGGGCCGCGGACGCCCTTGCGCCGACGATTCGCAAGGGGATGTGCCGAATGCCAGACGCCACACCGTCCATCGCCGCCGCGTCGTGGGCCGGGGTGTCGAAGACCTACCCGGATGGTCGGAAGGCCCTGAACGACGTCCATCTCAATGTGCACAAGGGAGAGATCCTGGCCTTGCTGGGGACCAGCGGGTCGGGGAAGACGACCCTCCTGAAGATGCTCAACGCCCTCGTCCTGCCGAGCTCCGGAGAGGTGCGGGTTCGCGGCAAGGCCACGACGGAATGGAGTGCCACCGAGTTGCGCCGGTCGATCGGCTTCGTCATCCAGGAAGGCGGATTGATGCCCCACCTGACCGTCCACCGGAACGTGTCGCTGGCGGCCCGGATCCAGGGGAAGCCCCGTGCGGAACGCGAGGAGCTGGCCGCTTCCAGGCTGCGGCTCGTCGGCCTGGATCCCGACCGGTTCGGAGGCCGATTCCCGAGGGAACTCAGCGGAGGCCAGCGTCAACGGGTGGGCGTGGCCCGGGCGCTGGCGGCGAGTTCGGACCTGATCCTCATGGATGAGCCCTTCGGCGCCCTGGACCCGGTCACCCGTCGCGACATCCAGGACGAATTCCGGGACCTCCAGCGGAAGCTCGGGACGACGGTCGTGATCGTCACTCACGACATCCGGGAGGCGTGCCGACTGGGCGACCGCCTCGCCCTGCTCCACGAGGGCACCCTCCTCCAGGTCGGGAGGGCGGCCGAATTCCTGGACCATCCCGCGACGGACTACGTGCGCCGGTTCTTCCTCGATGCGGCGGCGGTCGACCTCGCGGGCGAGGCATCGTGATGGCCGACGGCTGGCTCGCTCTCCTGATGGCCGAACGATGGTCGCTGCTCGAGGCGGCGGCCGCTCACCTGGCGCTCGTCGCGGAGGCGGTCGCCCTCGCCGCCATGGTCGGGCTCCCGGCGGGGATCGTCGCGGCGCGACGGCCCACGTTCGGGCGTATCGCCCTGGGGATCGCCAACATCCTCCAGACGATCCCCAGCCTCGCGCTCCTGGGATTCCTGCTCATCCTCTTCCGGGGGCAGATCGGCCAGCCTCCGGCTCTCGCGGCCCTCGCCCTCTACGCCCTCCTGCCGATCGTGAAGAACACGATGGTCGGGCTGCGGGGCATCGACCCGGGCATCCGAGAGGCCTCCTTGGCGCTCGGGATGACGGCCTGGCAGCGGCTCGCCCTCGTCGACTTGCCGCTGGCCATGCCCGTCATCATGGGGGGGCTGCGTGTGGCGACCGTGGCCTCGGTGGGCATGGCGACGATCGCGGCGGCGATCGGCGCCCGCGGGCTCGGCGGCTACATCTTCCGGGGGGTCGCGCTCTCGGACACGCGGCTGATCCTCCTCGGCTCGGTCCCGGCCGCCCTGCTCGCGCTGGCCTTCGATGCGGCGCTCGGCGAGGTCGAGACGAGGCTGGACCCGGGCCGGCCGCGGCGATCCCGGTCCCGGGCGATCGCCTCGGCCCTCGCGCTCGCCGCCGCCGCCGCCTTCGCGGCCTGGGGCCTTTGGAGGGAGAATCGGCCGACCGGGGGCGGGGCGCGGCAGGCGACGATCGTCATCGGCTCCAAGGACGGCAGCGAGATGATCATCCTCGGGCACATGCTGGCCGAGCTCGTCGAGGCCAGGACCGACCTTCGCGTGGATCGACGCCTCAACCTCGGCGGGACGCTCGTCTGCTACAACGGCCTGCGGCTGGGCGGCCTCGACGCCTACGTCGAGTACACCGGGACGGCACTCACGACGATCCTCAAGCAGCCCGTGGAGCGAGACCCCGGGCTCGTGCTCGAGCGGGTCCGCGCGGGGACCGGGCGCGACGAGGTCGCGTGCCTCGATCCGCTCGGGTTCGAAAACACCTTCGCG from Aquisphaera giovannonii includes these protein-coding regions:
- a CDS encoding enoyl-CoA hydratase; translation: MRECLVEESDGPVCRLTINRPERRNALSMDLLSRLEAAIARLREDATIRVVVIAGAGPVFSAGHDLAEMAGLSETELRGLFELCTRVMLGLRRMPQPVIARVHGLATAAGCQLAAACDLVVAAESASFATPGVKIGLFCTTPMIPLVRSIPAKAAMEMLMTASPISARRAFELGLANRVVADAELDAAVHSLCETMLALSPKVLAVGKRAFYELEGLDELTAYRKAVGVMVENASCEDARRGISAFLRKQPPRWCHQDNADPQ
- a CDS encoding phosphate acyltransferase, translated to MSGLPSFERLFGVADARGDAATLAVAGGDDPTVIEAMARARDRGWIRPILVGPEHRIRQVAADIGIDMAGMQIVHAEGGDVASSAVSLVRSGRARALMKGQIATASLMRAVLDASSGLRTGRVICQVALVEIPRDGRRFLLADTGITIRPDLEQKIGIATSAIDVSRALGVASPRVAIMAASESINPAMPETIDARDIAGRLNEGGEISCEAQGPLSFDLAYADDAGAQKQIGGSVVGKADAMIFPDLNSANLTVKAIMYTADCHFGGILMGCSCPVVFMSRADDVSTRMNSLALTLAVLDDPRRKTSN
- a CDS encoding FAD-dependent oxidoreductase, which encodes MKLVIVGGVAGGASAAARARRLDERAEIVVFERGPDPSFANCGLPYYVGGEIRDRTKLLVTSPEVLKGRYNLDVRTDTEVVGIDRDARTVTARRLADGTTYVQPYDALILAPGAEPLRPSIPGIDLPGVFTLRNLPDVDRIKAAVDRGSRRATLVGAGFIGLELAENLVRRGVETTLVELQDQVLPPLDREMTTPLVEALGAKGVVVRLRESAEAIRAVAGGLAIDLRSGGTIEADLVVLGVGVRPENALAKAAGLEIGQRGGIRVDDRMRTSDPAIFAVGDAVEIRDFVSGAPAQVPLAGPANRQGRIAADNVFGRESRYRGTQGTAIVGFFGHAAAITGASEKALRREGRSYQKIYVHANQHASYYPGARPMTIKLLFEGPSGRILGAQVVGEDGVDNRVNVIATAIQAGMTVFDLEEVELAYAPQFGSAKDAINMAGFVASNVLRGDVRQVHVDELDEQRLLGAAIIDVRTPKEFAAGRIEGAVNIPLEQLRTRIGEVPRDRPVVVHCQVGMRGYMATRILRDAGLDSANLAGGYKTYRLYHPECKL
- a CDS encoding alpha/beta hydrolase family protein, whose amino-acid sequence is MITPAAASLLVLSLLADDHVGGRQEVPARPAMTATAAQLESHLTAQAGLLLRRRRDEVAAATTVEQVEARRERLRAFFLGSLGDLPARTPLEARVIGVRPCPGYRVERIVFQSRPRHHVTANLYLPDGPARVPGVLMPCGHSENGKADETYQRACILMARNGLAVLTYDPIGQGERKQLLDAGGNPAVREGSTTEHTRVGVGAILVGRQAASYRIWDGIRALDYLASRPEVDGTRLGCTGNSGGGTLTSYLMALDDRIAAAAPSCYITSLERLFTTIGPQDAEQNITGQVAAGMDHADYIALRAPKPTLLCTGTRDFFDIQGSWDTFREAKRLYTRLGFAERIDLMESDEPHGFTSPRRVAATRWLRRWLSGRDEAITESPATVLPDSELLCTSTGQVLSELHGVSAFDLNAERARELRPAREAFARDSTPADFRARVRELLGIGRSRPASGPVEEVGRQSGTGYLRRSLVFSPEPGLALGAVEWIPTGEAGKAPVVVLLGDRTDSEPTPGGPLERALKSGRRVVQAQLRGSDSGKATKAASGLDAVVGQDWKAAFLSLHLGRPLLGQRVVDLLGLLESLDGESGVRGRGFEVRADGPSGPVALHAAGLDESRRIVALEVRNSLVSWADVVDRAGGRRQLGNAVPGVLRYYDLPDLAARLSPLPLRIESPMDSVGNPVTQADLESSHAAAVRAYEKTGGLVLEAGKPREASDSPSAKAR
- a CDS encoding alpha/beta hydrolase; this translates as MPLDPQARDFLDRLAAANLKPIESIPVSEARAQMDLSTHFLGPLPHVARAEDRHFEGPGGTIRVRLLRPSPRDGADSSAGRHPAPALVYFHGGGWVLGNLTSHEHICRAIANEAGAVVIAVDYRLAPEHRFPAAAEDALAATTWAITRAEEFGLDARRIAVGGDSAGGNLAAAACLMARDAGGPRPAFQVLVYPIADCGMDTGSYREFADGYFLTAAEMAWYWDQYVPDRGRRPDPLASPCRAQDLRGLPPALVITAGCDVLRDEGELYARRLQDSGVPTTLSRYEGTIHGFVRRFPFFDQGRAAIKEIGRAVRDAIGEGGPGPSTPSVL
- a CDS encoding ATP-binding cassette domain-containing protein, whose translation is MPDATPSIAAASWAGVSKTYPDGRKALNDVHLNVHKGEILALLGTSGSGKTTLLKMLNALVLPSSGEVRVRGKATTEWSATELRRSIGFVIQEGGLMPHLTVHRNVSLAARIQGKPRAEREELAASRLRLVGLDPDRFGGRFPRELSGGQRQRVGVARALAASSDLILMDEPFGALDPVTRRDIQDEFRDLQRKLGTTVVIVTHDIREACRLGDRLALLHEGTLLQVGRAAEFLDHPATDYVRRFFLDAAAVDLAGEAS
- a CDS encoding ABC transporter permease/substrate-binding protein — its product is MADGWLALLMAERWSLLEAAAAHLALVAEAVALAAMVGLPAGIVAARRPTFGRIALGIANILQTIPSLALLGFLLILFRGQIGQPPALAALALYALLPIVKNTMVGLRGIDPGIREASLALGMTAWQRLALVDLPLAMPVIMGGLRVATVASVGMATIAAAIGARGLGGYIFRGVALSDTRLILLGSVPAALLALAFDAALGEVETRLDPGRPRRSRSRAIASALALAAAAAFAAWGLWRENRPTGGGARQATIVIGSKDGSEMIILGHMLAELVEARTDLRVDRRLNLGGTLVCYNGLRLGGLDAYVEYTGTALTTILKQPVERDPGLVLERVRAGTGRDEVACLDPLGFENTFAILMKRERAERLGIRRISDLRGHQRDLRAGFGPEFMNRPDGYRGLLQAYGLSFGQAPRELDRNLLYQAIVQGSLDVAAGDSTDGRIAAFDLVQLEDDRRYFPPYEAVPLARAKTLEEHAGLREALNALAGAIDAPAMRGLNRQVDEHRKRPEDVAHAFLVERGLIPSSGRTD